The window CTAACTTTTTTTCAACTTCACTAGAAATTTCAACTTCACCAAATTGTAAAATCTCTTTTTCCTGTGAAATATCAAAATATTCAACTAAATCCTCCACAAAGATTTTTCCAAAGCTTAATTTAGTCATCTTAATTATTGCTTTTTCGTTTTCCTATTTCTGCTAGAAGTTTTGCTATGTCAATGCCATTAGTCATGTCTATAACTGTTCCTCTAGCATTATTCATGTCTATTTCATTTCTTAAAATTGGATTACTCACAGACTCATCTGTTTTCCAAACCCAATCAGCTTCAAAATATTCTTGCTCTTCAGAATCTTTATGATCTTTTATTTCAGAAACAGCATAACCAACAGCAATAATTCTATTATCGTTGTGATAAGACAGAATTAAATCACCTTTTTTTACTTTATGTATATTTGGCTTTAGCCCTTTCCAAGCAATAACGATATTTTGATTTATAACAAAGTTACTTGCTTGTTTTTCACCAAAACCATCTTTATCTCTTTGATTTGTACCAATTCTCCAAATTTTCATCATAGACTATTTACTTTCTTTGCACCATCAACAAGATTTTCAGCAGCAATAATATTATCAATTTGACTGTTTTGAAGAATTATTTTTGCCTCTTCTGCATTTGTTCCATCAAGTCTTACAACAACAGGAACATCTACTTTTGTGATTTTTGTAGCTTCAAGAATTCCGTTTGCAACTCGATCACATCGAACAATTCCACCGAAAATATTCACGAAAATTGCTTTAACATTTTTGTCTCGAAGAATAATGTCAAAACCTTTTGCAACAGTTTGCGGATTTGCAGCACCACCAACATCTAAGAAGTTAGCAGGTTCTCCACCCTCGTGTTTAATAATATCCATAGTTGCCATTGCAAGACCTGCACCATTTACCATACAACCAACAGCACCATCTAATTTAATATAACTTAATCCAGATGCTTTTGCTTCAGTTTCAGTAGGCTCTTCTTCTGATAAATCTCTCATAGCTTCAATGTCAGCTTGTCGTCCAAGTGCATTGTCATCAAATCCCATTTTTCCATCAAGTGCGATAAATTTACCTTCACCTGTTTTAATAAGTGGATTGATTTCAACCATTTCCGCATCAGTATCCATATATGCATTGTAAAGTGCAGAAACAAGTTTTCCAAAATGTTTTTGCTCCTCTTTAGAAAGACCTAAACCGAAAGCAAGTTCTCTCATGTGAAAACCTTGAATTCCAATAGCAGGATCAACAGCAACTGTAACGATTTTTTCAGGAGTCTTTTCAGCGACTGTTTCGATGTCCATTCCACCTTCAGTAGAAGCCATGATAATTGGCATTTCTCTAGCTCGGTCAAGAACAACAGAGATGTAGTATTCAGCCTGAATATCTGCACCCTCTTCGATGTAAATCTTTTGAACTAATTTACCCTCTGGTCCAGTTTGGTGTGTAACAAGTTGCATTCCAAGAATAGCTTCCGCATTAGTTCTAACCTCATCGAGACTTTTTGCTAGTTTGACTCCACCGCCAAGTCCTCGACCTCCAGCATGAATTTGAGCTTTAACAACCCAAATATTTCCGCCTAATTCTTCAGCATTTTTGACAGCTTCTTCAACAGTATTGGCAACGATACCCCGTGGAGTCGCAACACCATACTTTTTGAAAATCTCTTTCGCTTGATATTCGTGAATATTCATCGAATAGAATCCTTTCTTTATTTTGTATGTTTCGATTGTATCAGAAAAAACATTTATTTAAAATTTCAAAGTGTAAAATTGTCAATAACTCTTCTGTAAAGAACTCTGCCCTAAAGAACGGAGCTTCCTAGAAACTCCAGACTATTATCCAGATAGATATTATCTAGGTTTAGACGGTACTTCCTACCGCAAGAATATTTTTCGATGCATTCAAACATGCATTTTCAGCCGAAATTTTGACTTGAGTACTGAAGTCAAGAGCAATGAAAATTAGAAGATTTCGTTCAAAGTTTCCTTTTTCCAAACTGTGTGAAAAACAGTTTTTTCGGAATATTTTGATTTGTTTTGCACAAAATCAGAAAACTTTTTTCCTTTTTCTGTTGCTTTCCAAATATCTTCATCTTTTTCTTGAAAACCCAATTTTTCTAAAAGTTTGTTCAGGTTTTGTGGTCGCGGTTTATCGCCTTTTTTTGTCGAAACAAGTTTTTTTGCTTCTTCTGAAAAATCTCCATTCATCACAATTTCACAAAGTTCCGTAACTGTGTAATATTTTTCAGTTGTTGAAAGTCCTTTTTTTTCTGCAATTTCTAAAAAATCCACAGTTGAATCTTTTGCAACAGA of the Thiovulum sp. ES genome contains:
- a CDS encoding prophage antirepressor (PFAM: BRO family, N-terminal domain~IMG reference gene:2508610663_SP), producing the protein MPPLDPQTKLIPESDIWRLIIKSRLPEAEKIEEWIMEEVLPQIRKTGSYSISKTEKPDLEKIEERAKLIHFASNLAVDYEQAYLKVGITRKEELGITVNKSVAKDSTVDFLEIAEKKGLSTTEKYYTVTELCEIVMNGDFSEEAKKLVSTKKGDKPRPQNLNKLLEKLGFQEKDEDIWKATEKGKKFSDFVQNKSKYSEKTVFHTVWKKETLNEIF
- a CDS encoding succinyl-CoA synthase, beta subunit SucC (PFAM: CoA-ligase; ATP-grasp domain~TIGRFAM: succinyl-CoA synthetase, beta subunit): MNIHEYQAKEIFKKYGVATPRGIVANTVEEAVKNAEELGGNIWVVKAQIHAGGRGLGGGVKLAKSLDEVRTNAEAILGMQLVTHQTGPEGKLVQKIYIEEGADIQAEYYISVVLDRAREMPIIMASTEGGMDIETVAEKTPEKIVTVAVDPAIGIQGFHMRELAFGLGLSKEEQKHFGKLVSALYNAYMDTDAEMVEINPLIKTGEGKFIALDGKMGFDDNALGRQADIEAMRDLSEEEPTETEAKASGLSYIKLDGAVGCMVNGAGLAMATMDIIKHEGGEPANFLDVGGAANPQTVAKGFDIILRDKNVKAIFVNIFGGIVRCDRVANGILEATKITKVDVPVVVRLDGTNAEEAKIILQNSQIDNIIAAENLVDGAKKVNSL